Proteins encoded together in one Rhipicephalus sanguineus isolate Rsan-2018 chromosome 9, BIME_Rsan_1.4, whole genome shotgun sequence window:
- the LOC119404542 gene encoding UDP-glucose 4-epimerase, giving the protein MSGKTVFVTGAAGFIGSHTVIELLRAGYRVIGIDNFANAVPGENGQAASLERAQELTGRTMTFYQCDLLEKASLARIFDKHKIDFVIHFAAMKAVGESMQKPLFYYKNNIVSTINLLEVMKEHGVYSMVFSSSCVVYGNPQYLPIDEAHPIGNVTNVYGRTKYAIEQMLEDICKAEKQWNIIALRYFNPLGAHPSGKIGEDPIRAFTNLMPVIGEVALGKRTELAVLGGDYDTEDGTSVRDFIHVMDLATGHVAALERLEQNPRYKVYNLGTGKGYTVLQLIDAFEKVTGKKIAYKIHDRRLGDIPAIWGDCSLAEKELHWKAQHGIERMCEDFWRWLTSNPAGYRTDNPRASLKINTTEIGCGDSALAPELDCDK; this is encoded by the exons atgAGCGGCAAGACGGTGTTCGTGACGGGCGCAGCTGGCTTCATCGGCAGTCACACGGTCATCGAGCTACTGCGAGCCGGCTACAGGGTCATTGGAATCGACAACTTCGCAAACGCTGTCCCAG GTGAGAATGGACAAGCGGCCAGTTTGGAGCGGGCACAAGAGCTGACGGGAAGGACTATGACCTTTTACCAGTGCGACCTTCTCGAGAAAGCATCCTTGGCGAGGATATTTGACAAG CACAAGATCGACTTCGTCATCCATTTCGCTGCCATGAAAGCTGTGGGCGAGTCCATGCAGAAGCCGCTGTTCTACTACAAGAACAACATCGTCAGCACCATCAACCTGCTCGAG GTCATGAAGGAGCACGGAGTCTACAGCATGGTGTTCAGCAGTTCTTGCGTGGTCTATGGCAACCCACAGTACCTGCCTATCGATGAGGCACACCCCATTGGCAATGTGACAAATGTGTATGGCAGAACCAAGTACGCCATTGAACAAATGCTCGAAGACATCTGCAAAGCTGAGAAG CAATGGAACATTATAGCTCTGCGCTACTTCAACCCCCTTGGTGCTCACCCATCGGGAAAGATTGGCGAGGACCCCATCAGAGCTTTCACCAACTTGATGCCAGTCATTGGGGAAGTCGCACTTGGAAAGCGAACGGAGCTGGCTGTCCTGGGGGGTGACTACGACACCGAAGATGGAACAA GTGTAAGAGATTTCATACACGTCATGGACCTTGCTACCGGACATGTTGCGGCCTTGGAGAGGTTGGAGCAGAATCCTAGATACAAG GTTTACAACCTAGGAACTGGCAAAGGGTACACTGTGCTACAGCTGATTGATGCCTTTGAGAAGGTCACGGGAAAGAAG ATTGCCTACAAGATCCACGACCGCCGCCTCGGTGACATACCAGCCATCTGGGGCGACTGCAGCCTGGCAGAAAAGGAACTGCATTGGAAAGCACAGCACGGGATTGAGCGCATGT GCGAGGATTTCTGGAGATGGCTGACAAGCAATCCTGCTGGGTATCGCACAGACAACCCACGTGCAAGCCTAAAGATTAACACCACTGAAATCGGGTGTGGAGACTCTGCGCTGGCACCGGAGCTTGACTGTGACAAGTAG